A window from Phalacrocorax aristotelis chromosome 5, bGulAri2.1, whole genome shotgun sequence encodes these proteins:
- the ZNF804A gene encoding zinc finger protein 804A, whose protein sequence is MECYYIVISSAHLSNGHFRNIKGVFRGPLSKNGNKTLDYAEKKNTIAKALEDLKANFYCELCDKQYYKHQEFDNHINSYDHAHKQRLKELKQREFARNVASKSRKDERKQEKALQRLHKLAELRKETTCAPGSGPMFKSTTVTVRDHGNDIPQSAALDSANKQDFSCTSMHGAQNCKDVASIISSTPGNGCSNKSDINKCGDQVQGAQGHRVGFSFAFPKKAAVKLESSAAVFYEYNDETSMEHGFSRRSRFVPGVGNLQSPSASEIVLCPEEKHNCFHPLVEKCIDTAETPEAQESKELASEESRALESPVLTPTVSHSKQLVSSDMDGYGIGVSAADLPDQTLPVIADSAQVLPLDCSGYELRVDRALVRAVAEDCLSLQDVVEENDKDRNSDSSTNETEIKKLGAGALVPSLSEEDSSRAPQRKLDMHKRPCEPFVPVLSKYGSNILQWPSEMLIYTSTDPSISYSCNPLYFDFKSSRAINSQEKSKHQPDIPHLYHKTESNHSLVSDFTNKPTSECGDYETEINENVCNYTVPLISDVSLIRNCDLTKNQNKVSLDESFRIRKIEKYPISKNHLRQNTVTDEKYNKVWVKESHEKWLHKSRKRKRRRKSCHCRHHHCGDTTSTEMEMSSVTEKEISYRDENKYQHLQNNPEKCRHDVENLWLATGEIQQSHQKLGIENGNKRVMSASDHVHGDRGCCDVWSAKSSGQHHGCKRLHRKSKASSQRQAKHLALSSRRHSLRYSKTCCSWKVRKSSCSPEHKCLGHCSEEKSLSQNQSIKRGYNVLTEEPEKSHRKRRQHTYSSSSDESSYGQTISAEEYLRQAHILGTHHKAKGKGRRRKIRIRHVFLHRNTRSETPRPSKENSAKSTLSILGDFLTQDSLEETNVDPKADHAKETAETMQLEDSKSSLETHSLQVPENDKLTACTGMESAPSIFSDVVADSAASVPEHSAPAAAGTQEVLQDEKKKENINSHENQAHYKFPLPSRHLEQAPPKSYLCHYELSESLPHEKINEVTSEWVQCNPGIFSSPPPLPFKEAHINSHTFLTTEQLIAPLTLPDQTLIFPPDNHEKFKDLPSEAYQQIMPQNMLASKVKFTFPSPVIQPPNSPLQPLPLQPPLCSTSVTTIHHTVLQQHAAAAASTLKVLQPHQQFLSQIPTLSRAPLPHLPVGPRLCPGGHAAFVAAPHLPLLPPSVLHPTQLAFPPLPHTVFPSLLSPHPAVIPLQPLF, encoded by the exons AGACTGAAGGAACTGAAACAGAGGGAGTTTGCTCGTAATGTAGCATCTAAGTCACGGAAAGatgaaaggaaacaggaaaaagctCTTCAACGTTTGCACAAGCTAGCTGAACTAAGAAAAGAGACAACGTG TGCTCCTGGAAGTGGCCCTATGTTCAAATCCACTACAGTGACTGTGCGAGATCACGGCAATGATATCCCACAAAGTGCTGCCCTAGATTCTGCCAACAAACAGGATTTCAGCTGTACATCAATGCACGGCGCACAGAATTGTAAAGATGTTGCTTCTATTATTTCCTCCACTCCTGGAAATGGCTGTAGTAATAAATCTGACATTAACAAATGTGGAGATCAGGTTCAAGGAGCTCAAGGACATAGAGTTGggttctcttttgcttttcctaagaAAGCAGCCGTCAAACTGGagtcttcagctgctgttttctaTGAATATAATGATGAAACATCTATGGAGCACGGATTTAGCAGAAGAAGTAGGTTTGTTCCAGGAGTAGGTAACCTTCAGTCTCCCTCAGCATCAGAAATAGTCCTGTGCCCTGAGGAGAAACATAACTGTTTTCACCCACTGGTGGAAAAATGCATAGACACAGCAGAAACTCCTGAAGCTCAGGAGTCAAAAGAGCTGGCCAGTGAAGAAAGCAGGGCACTAGAGAGTCCTGTATTAACTCCTACTGTGTCCCATTCAAAGCAGCTGGTGTCCTCAGACATGGATGGCTACGGTATCGGTGTAAGTGCAGCAGATTTACCAGACCAAACGCTGCCTGTGATTGCAGACAGTGCTCAGGTCCTGCCGCTGGACTGCAGCGGGTACGAGCTGCGGGTGGACAGGGCTCTTGTGCGGGCAGTTGCAGAAGATTGTTTATCTCTGCAGGATGTTGTGGAGGAAAATGATAAAGACAGGAACAGTGATTCATCcacaaatgaaactgaaataaaaaagctggGGGCAGGTGCATTAGTTCCATCACTGTCTGAAGAAGATAGTAGTAGAGCCCCACAAAGAAAACTGGACATGCACAAGAGACCTTGTGAACCCTTTGTTCCTGTTCTTAGCAAATATGGATCAAATATCCTTCAGTGGCCATCGGAAATGTTAATTTACACAAGTACAGACCCATCGATTTCTTATAGCTGTAATCCTTTATATTTTGATTTCAAGTCATCAAGAGCAattaacagccaagaaaagTCTAAGCATCAGCCAGACATACCTCATTTGTACCATAAAACTGAATCCAACCATAGCTTAGTCTCAGATTTTACAAATAAACCTACTTCAGAGTGTGGTGattatgaaacagaaattaatgaaaatgtgtGCAACTATACAGTACCCCTTATAAGTGATGTTTCCCTCATCAGAAATTGTGATCTtacaaaaaatcaaaataaagtgTCCTTGGATGAGTCATTCAGGattagaaaaatagaaaagtatcCCATTTCTAAAAATCACTTACGACAAAACACTGTGACAGATGAGAAATATAACAAAGTCTGGGTCAAAGAAAGCCACGAAAAATGGCTTCACAAAAGTAGAaaacggaaaaggagaagaaaatcatGTCATTGTCGTCATCATCACTGTGGGGACACAACATCAACAGAAATGGAGATGTCCTCAGTGACCGAAAAAGAAATTAGTTACagagatgaaaacaaatatcAGCACCTCCAAAATAATCCAGAGAAGTGCAGACATGATGTGGAAAACCTCTGGCTAGCTACAGGTGAGATACAGCAGTCACATCAAAAACTTGGCATTGAGAATGGTAATAAGAGAGTCATGTCTGCGTCAGATCATGTACACGGGGACAGAGGCTGCTGTGACGTCTGGAGTGCAAAAAGTAGCGGCCAACACCATGGTTGTAAACGACTGcacagaaagagcaaagcaagCTCTCAGAGACAGGCAAAGCATCTGGCTCTGAGTTCCAGGAGGCACAGCTTAAGGTACTCTAAAACATGTTGTAGCTGGAAAGTCAGGAAGTcgagctgcagcccagagcatAAATGTTTAGGACACTGCAGTGAGGAGAAGAGTCTGAGTCAAAACCAGTCCATAAAGAGAGGTTACAATGTTCTGACAGAGGAACCTGAAAAATCCCACCGCAAGCGGAGACAGCATACCTATTCCTCTTCTTCAGATGAAAGCTCATACGGACAGACAATATCAGCAGAAGAATATCTAAGGCAAGCGCATATTTTAGGTACACATCACAAGGCaaaagggaaaggcaggaggaggaaaataagaATCCGTCATGTATTCCTTCACAGGAACACAAGAAGTGAGACCCCCAGACCTTCCAAAGAAAATTCTGCAAAGTCTACATTAAGTATTTTGGGGGACTTCTTGACTCAAGACAGCCTAGAAGAAACTAATGTGGATCCCAAAGCTGATCATGCAAAAGAAACGGCTGAAACAATGCAGCTGGAGGACAGCAAGTCATCTCTAGAAACTCATAGTTTGCAAGTGCCGGAAAACGACAAACTGACAGCATGCACAGGGATGGAGAGTGCCCCAAGTATATTTTCTGATGTTGTTGCAgattctgctgcttctgttcctGAGCACagtgctccagcagctgctgggacacaggaagttctgcaagatgaaaagaaaaaagaaaatatcaacaGTCATGAAAATCAAGCTCATTACAAatttcctctccccagcagaCATTTGGAGCAAGCTCCTCCTAAATCCTATCTTTGCCATTATGAATTGTCTGAGTCTCTACcacatgagaaaataaatgaggtGACCAGCGAATGGGTACAGTGTAATCCTGGCATATTTAGCAGCCCACCACCCTTGCCATTCAAAGAAGCACATATAAACAGTCATACCTTTTTAACTACTGAGCAGTTAATAGCCCCGCTCACCCTGCCAGATCAGACATTGATATTCCCTCCAGATAACCACGAAAAATTCAAAGACCTCCCATCCGAGGCATATCAGCAGATCATGCCACAAAACATGCTGGCCAGCAAAGTGAAGttcaccttcccttccccagtgaTCCAGCCCCCGAATTCCCCGCTGCAGCCCTTACCCTTGCAGCCACCGCTGTGTTCTACCTCCGTTACCACCATCCACCACACCGTCCTACAGCAGcacgctgccgccgccgccagtACGTTGAAGGTtctccagccccaccagcagTTCCTCTCCCAGATCCCGACTCTTTCTAGAGCACCTTTACCTCATCTACCAGTGGGACCGAGGCTTTGCCCGGGGGGCCATGCAGCTTTCGTTGCCGCGCCACATTTGCCGCTGCTGCCACCCTCGGTCCTGCACCCGACCCAGCTGGCGTTTCCCCCACTGCCGCACACCGTGTTCCCATCCCTCCTGTCCCCACACCCGGCTGtcattcccctgcagcccctctttTAG